tgccacccacCTTGCACAAAAAGCCAAAAACGATAGAAGAAACTCAACAAATGACACTCGTGCCCCACTCCAGTTTCACTCTGGAAGACAAAATGTAACTTTAATAAAAGGAGCTGGGAAAATTCTGaaattctccttctggaaccttgGACGGGATCTCTGCTTTTCCTTGGGCCACCAACAGACTTCAGAAGTGGCTCAGGACGCAGGAACAGCATCAGCCCCCAGAGGCCAAGCCGTGGCAGAGGCCACCTGCCATGATGCCCTTCCAGAAGTCTTGCCTGCATCAGAGGTCTGTCTCAAAGGGTATCTCCAGGCGCACGCAGCAAGGAGCATCCGTTCCCCCAGGGTGGCTGCTCACTGAGTCCTCTTTGCTAATAATAACCCTGCCACCGGAGCTATTAAGCTGTGAGCGCATTCCAGAGACCCGTCGGGATAGAGTGGTTCTTTGCCCGCAGAGCTCCTACTCAGAAGTGCACTCATTTCGGATTTCAAGTTGAGTTTGGCCGACCCAAATCTTTTCTCCTTTAGAATAGCCCCCACCACCGAACACCTCTCATGACCCCTGGCCACGTAATGCCCGGATTTCCTGCCCTTTCACTGCGTAACAGCCTCTCTGTCTGATCAGCACAGTTGGGGGAGGGTCCGGCCAGGACAGAGCTGTCATTCCACCCACGTTTCCTGAGCTTCTACGGGGTAGATCGAAACGTGTTAGGTGTGTAAATAGGTCATGGGGCTTGGATGCGGTGCTTCCCTGAGACAGTCCACATACAGGCAGACTTGCCAAGCATGCAAAGCTGCAGCCCCAGGGCAGGGGGAAGGCGAGGAGGTGCTCAGAGGCCACCTGACAGGCTGGGATGAGGGTGGTGTTTAATCAGGAACTGAGACTAAAGGGCTTGTTAAGGAAGCTTCGCGCCAAGAAGCAGCAGGGTGTGGGAAGTGGGTGGAGAGAATAGGCGTTGGCGTCAGACCTTGGGTCCGAGTCCTGGTTCTGCTGAGTGACATTGGGCAAGTGACAGCTGCTCTCCGTCTCGGTTCTGTCCCTCTATGAATGGGGACAATACTACCCACCTCCTGGGGCTggtgatgaaaaggaaagaatccaTAGAAAGCTctcagcacggtgcctggcacattcCAACCAACCAGTAAGGACATCGATCGTGAGTATCGTGCAATTCTATAGCAATTCACACTTCAAACTACGTCCACATATTAATAGCTCTTACGGGCCTCACAGATGAGGAGAATAAGGCCCCAAAGATGTATGCACTTTGGCTTGTTTGAGGCTGCAATGCACGGCTCTCATCCATTCAAGTGTAATGTTTCCCCCGGATACTTTACACTGAAGAGTGTAGAGCATTAAGTCCAGTGCTTAGTAAGTGGAGGCCACTCATTACACGTGGACAGGCTCGCTGCCTGGTACTGCTCTTTTGGGGGTCGGGAAAATGGCGGCTTCAGTGGCTCATCTCTTGCCTGGCCTTGGAGAAGGACATGCGAGGCTTTGAGGGAAATTCCATGGGCCACAGCTGCATCTCACCTTGCTCCGTCAGCCAACTTCGCCCCGGGAGCTTTCCCGCGAGGTGCGAGGCATTACAAGCTTCAAACCCAGAGTCTGAGAAGCAGCAAAGCTTCTATAAAGGAAAACGCTGGCATCCTCTTAGCGCCCCTCTTCCCCAGCACCTTGGGGGAGCCGTGCGGTGAAGGAGGGCGAGCTTTGCAGAGGAAAGATTGTGTTCCCCaaacttttcttgtgtttctagCTGGGAGCGGAGTTCTCGGGACATTTGTCACGTTTGCTTCTGGCTGACTTAGTATTCTAAAAAGCAACTCCCTCTTCACCTGACCACTGAGAGTGACAGCCAGGTGTCAGGACAGCCGTGTGGAGGGAGAGGTCTGCCCTCGCCGCCCGCCGATGAGTCAGGTATGAGGCCAGCTTGAGCATCTGGACTAATTTGTCCTGAGCTGAGCTGCCGGCTGCCTGCCATTTCCTCCCCTCCCGCCCTTATTTGGAGCCCGTGACAGCTGAGCCGCAAACCAACGGGGGAGCTGGGCGCCCGGCCAACCGCCACCCCCTGCTTCCCCGCGTGGGTCCCGTTGCTGATGAGAAAGAAGCCTGAGGCATCGCTGTGAGATAACCAAGGACTCTTTTTTGCTCTTCTCACACCTTTGAAGTGGGAACCTCTTGAGGCCAATCAACAAGAATGTGGCTCCTGCCGCAGAGGGTCCCGGGCCCGTTGGAGCTGCTCAAGGCGGAGGGGCTGTGACGAGCTGCCTGAATTGATAACTTTAAAAGGGCATCTTCTGCTGGCTCCTCGCTCAGCTGCTTTATCGCCGCAAGTGACAGAATGGGGAGGGTTCCGTCCCTCTTGTGCGCTCAGAGAGCCAAGGGGCTATAAAAAGAGGAGGCGCAGGGCTGCTGGGAGACGGAGACGGAGGAAGGCCCCGGGTGGgaaagcagagaggagagagaagaggcagcAAGCGCCAGGCCACTCCTTGACCGACGCCAGCATGGGCTCCGCCACCATCGCCGCgagcttcctcctcttcctggcgTTTCAGCTCCCGGGGCAAACCGGAGCGAACCCCGTGTATGGCTCTGTGTCCAACGCAGACCTCATGGATTTCAAGGTAGGGCCAGGAAGGGGGCACGGTCTGGGATGAGGGGGCTTTGTGACACTGTGTCAGGCAGTGAGACTTCTCCCTTCCcctgttttccttttgtaaagaACTTGCTGGACCACTTGGAGGACAAGATGCCTTTAGAAGATGAGGCTGTGCCCCAACAAGTACTAAGTGAGGGGGTCCCTCTCAGCCCCCTTTCTGAGGTGCCTCCCTGGACCGGAGAGGTCAACCCAGCCCAGAGAGATGGGGGTGCCCTTGGGCGGGGCCCCTGGGAACCCTCCGATAGGTCTGCCCTCCTGAAGAGCAAGCTGAGGGCACTGCTCGCTGCCCCTCGGAGCCTGCGGAGGTCCAGCTGCTTCGGGGGCAGGATGGACAGGATTGGAGCCCAGAGCGGACTGGGCTGCAACAGCTTCCGGGTAAGAGGAACTGGGGATGGAAACGGGGTGGGCGGGAAGGAAGCTGGGGTTTTGTTGAGGTTCAAACCTTGTGAAAGAATACCACCAGGGGACACCTTCAGCAGGAAAGGGAACAGCAGAGAAGGTTATTCCCTTTGAAATTTCTGTCCCAACTGGGTAGGTGCCCCATGAGTCTCAGAACCATGATACCATCCTCAGCTACGGCCTGCTGAGAAAATGCTAAGAAGAAAAGAAGTTACTGCCAGGAGCACTGGGAACTTAATATGTTCATGGGACCAAGTCACATGCGTATTGCTGACTGGCAGTTCACGTCCCTCGAGGACCCGTCAGATCCCGAAGGATCGGAATTTCCCGGGATTGACTTTACTAGCTTCTAATGGGCAGTTTGTTTACCAGTTCATGGAACTCAGAGGGTCGTCAAGCTGGAGCGGGGGCTGGTGGGAAGGGAGCACGCTCCTATGAGGCTGACTTTTTCCAGTGGAGGCAGGTCACCAAGCCAAACATGTCTCTGCTCTCTTTGTAGTACCGAAGATAACAGGCCAGGGAGGAAAAGGCGGGCCAGGCCCCGGGCAGACTTCGAGAGACCCTCATCCCCTGGGATCTCTCACTCTACTTTGTCCCATCTCATTGCCATCAAGTTGAGTTGTGACGAGCGTCCTATTCAAGCATCAGCCTCCTGTCAACATTTCTCACATTTTATGCTAAATGTAGGTAAAGTGGTTTAGTTGTGGCTTCTCCACCTCTCCCACCCATGCGTTACATTTTAATCACCTGTTACTGGCGTCGgtttgaaaatgaataaacttcAGCACCACGGACAGAAGCCGAAGGCTTGGTGTGATGTCTTTCATTTCCTGGGGAAGGGAGTTCAGCCTGATAGTCCTTGTCATTTTACCTTTTGTCAGAGAGAATAATGctcagttcctttcttcctccttttttttaaaaaaataataaacttattttGGGGAGCAGTTATAAGTTCACAGCAAACTTGAACAGGAAGCGGAGATTTCCCACATATCCCTGTCCGTCCCACATGTCCATcctcctccattatcaacatccctgcCAGAGCGGGACGTTTGTTACCACGGATGAACCTACAATGACACATCATGATCACTTAACGTCCACAGTTCACATCGAGTTCgctcttggtggtgtacattctatgggtttggacaactTCGGCTTCCTTTCATTTCTCCCTCCGTgagcacgtgtgtgcgtgtgtgtgtgcgtgtgcgtgtgcgtgtgtgtgtgtgtgtgtgtgtagggggtcgGGTCTCAAACCACAGCCCTCAACTTGCTCTCACTCACACTGCAGCCTCACCGTGGATCCTGAAAAAGCCCCTGGAGACCAAAAGGGCATTTATCTTTATATTCACATTTGCTCACATTCAGGGCacttatttattgaaaagaaaacttacaaaCATCTGGGCTTTTTCTCTGGTTACATCGGACGTAGCTTGTACTCGATATGACACTTTTTGTACACTTTGTGGTTTTtggttactgttattattattattttttagaggcacatatgtaaaatgagggCACTAACTCTTCTCTGACACCTTTTGAGGGGCAGTGAGGCAGCTGAGGGAATTGCACTTTGAATCTGAAGAAGAGTCGGCAGGATATTTGGGTTTAAAAGCTgagcaaaggggcttccctggtggtgcagtggttgagagtccgcctgccgatgcaggggacgcgggttcgtgccccggtccgggaagatcccacatgccgcggagcggctgggcccgtgagccgtggccgctgagcctgcgcgtctggagcctgtgctccgcaacgggagaggccacgacagtgagaggcctgcgtaccgcaaaaaaaattttttaaaaagctgagcaaagggcttccctggtggcgcagtggttgagaatccgcctgccgatgcaggagacacgggttcgtgccctggtccgggaagatcccacatgccgcggagcaactaagcccgtgagccatggccgctaggcctgcgcgtccggagcctgtgctccgcaacgggagaggccacaacagtgagaggcccgcgtacagcaaagaaaaaaaaaaaaaaaaaaaaaaaaagctgagcaaagtgaagaaagaaatgtttgctgTGCAGACAAACTTCAAGCTTATGTGCCTTTGGGGCACTAAAGTTAAAAATTAGCCATTGGCTTTCCCAAATTCAGGTCCAAGGTATTTGGACTTGTAGGTTTTACTAAGGTGGGAGCCACTGGAGAAGTTTCTTTGTATCTTTGTATCTGCTTCTGAAAAGGGTGCTGCCCAAAGCAGAAAATACCAGGCCCTGACTTCACCTGCAACATGAAGCAGTGCTCTGACCAATTTTCCCAGCCGTTGCCCCCCCGACACCACACTCTCCGAAGCAGATTCTACAACACTCCTCCGACAACCCTCCACCttcacttcccctcccccctaTTCACGCTCTTCCTTCCACCTAGAATGCCCTCCATCCAGAGCCCTTGAGACGGTTTTGCTCATTTCTCAAGGCTCATTGAGAAGGCCGCTTCTTCcctgaagtcttccctgaccacaTGCCCAGGACAAATCAAGCCCTTCACTAGCAGCATTTTATAACTATCGTACAGCTATTACCATAGACCACAATTTGTCTTGGTGCGCAGCTGCGTCTGTGTCCCTGAACTGCAGGCTCCTGGGGGCTCAGTGCCCCTTCAGCAGCCCCTGCAGCACGTGGCACATTGGGTGCTCTATAAATGTCGGTCAAATTGTCTTGGTCTGGTACAGAAAttgagaaaagaggaaatgaattAGCAACTTGCTCCTCGTAGAGGGAAGGGGAGGCCAGGAGCGAGTTGATGGTtagagagggaggtggggaaagAACACTAAGGCAACCACTTCTCACAAAGATGTTCCTTATGCGGACTCTGAACGCAGAGGGCGGAAAGCCGAGAACAGAGGACTAACAAGGACCGGGAGGGCGGAGAGCAAGGAAGAAGCATCTGTCCAAAGCCGGCTCCTGAGGTCCGGCACTGGGGGAGCGGGAGCTGCTGAGAGGAGAGGAGTGGGGACCTGGGCTCACTGCCAAGGTGTCGCAGTGACAATGGAATTCACTGAACGTGCCAAATACCCAAACGCACAAGAGATGCCCCTGGAACTTAGAGGACCCTCAGGGAtgggtggaggggggaagggtggaaggGGGGATGGGTGGaaagggggaagggtggaggggggATGGGTGGAGGGGGGATAAgtggaaggggggaaggggggagggggggtgggtggAAGGGGGATGGGTGGAGGGGGATGGGTGGAGGGGGGATGGGTGGAAGGGGGGATGGGTGGaaagggggaagggtggaggggggATGGGTGGAGGGGGGATGGGTGGAAGGGGGGATGGGTGGAGGGGGGATGGGTGGAGGGGGGATGGGTGGAGGGGGGATGGGTGGAAGGGGGGATGGTGGAAGGGGGGATGGGTGGAGGGGGGATGGGTGGAGGGGGGGATGGGTGGAGGGGGATGGCTGGAGTGGGGGGATGGTTGGAAGGGGGGATGGGTGGAAGGGGGGATGGGTGGAGGGGGGATGGGTGGAGGGGGATGGCTGGAGTGGGGGGATGGGTGGAAGGGGggatgggtgggaggggggaTGGGTGGAGGGGGGATGGCTGGAGGGGGATGGCTGGAGTGGGGGGATGGGTGGAGGGACCTGAGCCGACTGGGACCGTTTGCCACTGTGGAGTGGCAACTCGAGGCAGAACAACTGGAGAGCAAGAAAATCACGTTTCCGGCAAAACAAAACGTGAGCAAAGAGCCATGGCAGGTGGCAGCGACGGAAGCCGGCTGCAAGGGCTAAACATCCTCAGGCCCAGCACCAGGTCCATTTGTTCTGGTTGGACATCGGGGAAATCTGCCTGTGTGGGGCAGCTTCCTAAACGCAAGACCAACAGGAGCCGAATGGCTTTTCCACCGACGGCTGGAAAAGGGAAGGAATGGCTGGAAGGACAGGTGGCTTTATAGGAGGAAAGGACCTGCAAACAAGGCCCAACAGCGTCGATGTGAAGGGGGAACAGGAGAGGGGGACACCGGTGGTTTTTGCTCAGATCCTCAGGACTAAACTGGTTCTTATATTAGGGTGGTAAGTGGCCCCCTGCGGACGAAGAGTCCCGTTGGGAGAGCTATAGAAAAAGACCTGAGGCTAtaaaacccctccccagctgtgcaATTTTTACatattagagagagagagggagtgaaaTGAAAACCAAGTATGTACCACTCTAAAGAAAGTCCACAGTGGAGACAAGAGGATGATGGAGATGAAGACATTTTATTCTGACAAGGTTACAGTTACAGTGAGAACTTCCAAGTTCCAAGAgttcaaataaaaatagaattttacaaattaaaaaaaatacaatttatatacaCAGTAGGATTAGCTAACGTTACCATATAAACAAACAGtgcaaacagaaagaaggaagctgCTACTGTTGAAATGACCAAGGTCCACGAGCCGGGGGGCAATACTGCACATCAATACTGCAGGCCTGGGAGGGCGCTGCTGGCCTTTCCAGAGGCTTTCTTGTCCCCCGAGGGCCGTGTCAGTGCGTGATTTTGCATCAGAAATGTCACAAGGTCAGCTGGGTCAAGTATGCAAGTGTCCATTCCAGTCCGGAACTGTTAGTTAAACAAGGTCACAGGCAAATCGTGCCCCAGAGCACAAGGGTCCCCCAGTCGGGTGGGGACTCTTGGCCCCCTCCCCCTTCACCTCGGCCAGGGAAACAGGAAACCATCTCTGGccaaccccagccccagccccagcccccgaGGGTTTCTGTTTATCCAGGTGCCACGTTCACTGGGAGGTGATCAGGCTGGTCACAGGCGGGACGTTGACATGCAGATTTCTAACTAACAGAAATCAAAGGAGCGAGGCTTACAGTTATTTTGTTACAAGTGGAGCCGTGCTTGTCTTTGGGCTTGTCTGGAAAGGGCAAGATGCCAGGAGAGGACAGGAAATAACGTGCCTTTCCAGACGGGCAGGGTTTGGGTCCTCCTTGGTAGCCGTCCAGTCCGTTCTGGGGGAGGCAGGCGTTTGCACTCTGCCGTCTATCTCTGAGCTACACCGAAGGGAACAAAATATCTGGTGACTTAAACACAACGTGATGTGCAGGAGGCACACATTCCACCACCACTCACCCAGGGGGTCCTGGAGGCCAGCAGCCCGTGACCCCACCCTCCGGAGGCGGGAGGTCCTCACGCAGGACCTCAGTCCTACCAATTGCAGgcgaaggaaggagagggaaggagagggaagaggaaagcagGTTCCTGGTATGGGCGGTCATGCCCCTCGCCTGACTCGGGCATTGCTTTCCTTctcaataaaaggaagaaataacgCAGTCAAGGTCCGAATGCGCAGTGGGTTGAACGCAGTCACACTTAGAAGGGCTTGCCCTTTTGGTCCTTGTGATTTCCCGAACTACTTACTGGGAGTTTCATAAGTCAAGTGCACCCAAGGAAGTTGAAAATTTTATAGGTCGAAGTAATTTTGGTCAAAGAGATTTAGAAAATGGAGGAACGGAGGGGCCAGAGTCATTAGCAATGATGCTGATGcaacccccccacacccccacaccccccgGCGTAGGCGGAGTTGTTCCCTAGAGTGCGTGGAGCCCAAGACCTGAGGCAGCAAGGCCGGGCAGataccccccaccccaggcttaAAGGCGGCAACAGAAGTcgggaggctgaggggagagaACAGCGTTGCTGAGGCCTGGCACTGACGTCCTCAGGCAAAttccatgattaaaaaaaaaaaaaacaacagaaaaaactaACATAATGCAAATGAACGCCACCTTGACTCTCTGAGCACATCTGCCACATGGCTGCATGATGGGCCTAAGATGTTGCTAAACACGTAGAGAGAGCACAAGAGGAAAGTGAGCGCACATGCCTCTGGGTGCCCGTTCAGAGAGGACCGACCAGCCCAAAGGGAAACTGAGTCACTGAAAGAGAAGCCGCTTGATGTTAAAACCCCCGGGGCACGTGCTGGCAGGAggcacctccctctccccactgttaACCCCTCCTCAAGTTCCCACTGCCGAGCCCCTCAGTGGGCTGGGGACAGCCAGCAGGAGGCCAGTGAGATGTGgtgaagggcagacaccctcttCCTCGAATAAACGTCTGCTGTACCGTCACACTCTGGCTTTTTAAGCCACGTCGTGGACCTGTGAGCGGACCTGGCTCAGGATTCACTCCTTTCCATCTTCTGAATAACTGCACCGTTGCCCAGAGTCAAGTGAAGCAGTTTTATCTAGGGGTGCCCTGCTTTTAGGGGTGATGCCAAGATCCTCTGGGCTGGGGTTGCTTCACCAGGAAGATGCAGGAAAAACTTCAGGGAAGTTTAGTAATTCcatggagaagaaaaggaccaggGTAAAAACGCGGCACTCGGAGACCACGGGTAATTTGGAAAATGGAAAGGAAGCCGAAATGCTCAAAACTAGGGCAGATGTAAATCTAACCCTACTGTCAGTTACTGCTCAGGAACTATTAGCGGGATGTGAATGCTCTGTGCTCCTAAGGTTCTAGATTCACAGCACAGCGGTGAGACCAGAGTACCAGCTCACATCCAGAAGCAGAACTCCCTCAAAATGAACTGCTGAAGATGTCAACTTAAGAGTCCCAGTGAAGGCGGGCCTCCCTGAAACATGCGTAGTTTTCTCAGGGCCCAATTCCTCAATTTAGTAATTGACTGAATTCTGCAACTGGCATTCCACCCAGTGTTTGCCTCAGTCAAGGTCCCTCCCATGATGCTTTAAGGCAACAGCTGGGTCCCTAGGAAAGGAGCAAAGAGGCGGTGGGGAACCCGCTCCGAGGGCCCCCCCGCCAGTGGGTGAGGCCTGACTTCCCCTCTGGTCCTGGTGCTAgcggggaggaggggccggggcctGTGCCGGCACTGGATGGGGGTGCGCAGGGGGCAGGAAACGGGAAGACAGTGGCTGAGAGGTCACACAAGTCCAGACTCTGATGGCTTGACGCTGCCCCCGGGAGCTCTGACGGCAAAGTGTTCGATGATTGTAGGCTTTCCAAGCGAGCGGGCGACTGGGAATCTTCCGTGCCCGGGAACAGCCCTGGCCAGCCATGGCGGCGGAGCCCGAGCTGCAGCTCCCGGGGAGGATGGGCCGGCACGTGGCGGCGAGGCCGAGCCAGGCCGTCATAGGGTCTGGTAGTGCTGCCGCAGCCGTGCCTGCAGGAACTCGTGTGTCAGGTTGTGCCGTGTGATGACCCCAACGATCTAGGACGAAGCGAAAGAAGACCCAGGTCACCTGCAGAGTGAACCCCACTGGGACGAGAACGTGAGGGACAGGAGTGGACAGAGCTTTCCCGGCCCGTCTCAGTAAGCGGCAGGGCCAGAATCAGGTCCTGGAAGGACGGGGACAGGCCTGACAACGTGATCAGGACACTCATTTCAAAGGCCACCTAATTTCCAGATGGGCACGAGATAAAGAGACAACTCGCGAGCACAAGCTGGAGGCCAATGGGACAAACGGAGCTCCAGAAGGTCTGAGTCGGGCCGCCTAGAATCTGAACGTGAATGTCTTTTTAAACAGGGCCCACGCTCTCTAGCTTCTCAGCCACCACGCCCAGCCTGCTTGGTGTGCG
This genomic stretch from Kogia breviceps isolate mKogBre1 chromosome 1, mKogBre1 haplotype 1, whole genome shotgun sequence harbors:
- the NPPA gene encoding natriuretic peptides A, yielding MGSATIAASFLLFLAFQLPGQTGANPVYGSVSNADLMDFKNLLDHLEDKMPLEDEAVPQQVLSEGVPLSPLSEVPPWTGEVNPAQRDGGALGRGPWEPSDRSALLKSKLRALLAAPRSLRRSSCFGGRMDRIGAQSGLGCNSFRYRR